Proteins encoded in a region of the Magallana gigas chromosome 8, xbMagGiga1.1, whole genome shotgun sequence genome:
- the LOC105319862 gene encoding rho-related BTB domain-containing protein 1 yields the protein MVNRSLEEGSQYEYIKCVVVGDAGVGKTCLTCAWACGTNYTLERLVKTPASSVWAIDHYRNDQEVMDRSWCNVDGVRCSLKLWDTFGYHDKNRKFAYRGSDVILLCFSVVKPSSLKNVERFWLPEIKSRCPATPIVLVGTHADLRYLYKNEKYKKMNKGLLYKAVSDEDILPPMSGRDMAASIGAPYYETSVLTKYGIEELFFNVIRATLIERRALKFWNPQLRRVQYPLIQAPMDIPKPELPIIKDPGTAPHEDLSKLLQEDGDIIFDVQGTHFRAHKICLIIAESVFEGIFVHSPKANGRKSLSRQGSSGSDSGRKSEKNGGKEDKENLIGGAPPLPDICLHGTEAMTNGNCRLLNVPGFVKVEEKLWMDPLSLVEEKKTVITMDSELNPLAFQYVLRFWYSGQVPGSCDCLAELRRAAEILMLPTLILMVSNLQTGESYLNHPLESNFYTSRKNKLQSIGLESGRFTDIEFQLEDGVIALHKPILMARCEMMFAMFSANFMESSAEIIPFPGMDVQTFRVLMTYLYLGRLPSLDGSDIVGLFEAADRLCLKHMIKALEYEIVSELLQAEANGDKIVEETLKLIEPAQFHNAVELAGWCLDYVCVNYTMVHRKYFSLLYKLQPDNQRHIAQNKWPPDWYTQEKEYYTMALRDMTPKQMIQQRHQFSRWQRCKSSCLCFGRRSRMINMENEDDAD from the exons ATGGTGAACCGGTCTCTGGAGGAGGGGAGTCAGTATGAGTACATCAAGTGTGTGGTGGTGGGGGATGCGGGGGTGGGGAAGACCTGCCTGACCTGTGCCTGGGCCTGTGGGACAAATTACACCCTGGAGCGCCTCGTCAAAACCCCTGCATCCTCTGTGTGGGCCATTGATCACTACAGAAACGATCAAGAG GTGATGGACAGGTCTTGGTGTAATGTAGATGGAGTTCGATGTTCCCTGAAACTATGGGATACTTTTGGTTACCATGACAAGAACAGGAAGTTTGCATATAGAGG GTCGGACGTGATTCTGCTGTGCTTCAGTGTGGTCAAACCAAGCTCTCTGAAGAACGTGGAGAGGTTCTGGCTCCCGGAGATCAAGAGTCGGTGCCCTGCCACACCCATCGTACTGGTGGGGACTCATGCAGACCTACGCTACCTGTATAAGAATGAAAAGtacaagaaaatgaacaaaGGATTGCTTTACAA AGCTGTCAGTGATGAAGACATTTTGCCGCCAATGAGTGGAAGGGATATGGCAGCTAGCATAGGAGCTCCATACTATGAAACAAGTGTGCTGACTAAATATGGTATTGAGGAGTTGTTCTTTAATGTGATTAGGGCCACATTAATTGAACGGCGGGCATTGAAATTTTGGAATCCTCAACTACGACGTGTACAGTATCCTTTAATTCAGGCCCCTATGGATATCCCCAAACCTGAGCTGCCAATCATTAAAGACCCAGGGACGGCGCCTCATGAAGACTTGTCTAAACTTCTACAGGAGGATGGGGACATTATTTTCGATGTACAAGGAACACATTTTAGAGCTCATAAAATCTGTTTGATCATTGCTGAAAGTGTTTTTGAGGGTATTTTTGTTCATTCCCCAAAAGCCAATGGTAGAAAGTCTTTATCAAGACAAGGTAGCAGTGGGTCGGATAGCGGCAGAAAATCTGAGAAAAATGGTGGGAAAGAGGACAAAGAAAACCTTATAGGTGGAGCTCCTCCTCTGCCAGATATCTGTCTCCATGGTACAGAAGCAATGACCAATGGAAATTGTCGTCTGCTGAATGTTCCTGGGTTTGTTAAAGTGGAAGAAAAATTGTGGATGGATCCACTCAGTTTGGTAGAAGAAAAGAAGACTGTGATCACCATGGATTCTGAACTGAATCCACTTGCCTTTCAGTATGTTCTCCGGTTTTGGTACTCGGGACAAGTTCCTGGGTCATGTGACTGTCTCGCAGAGTTACGCAGAGCGGCTGAAATTCTGATGCTTCCAACATTGATCCTAATGGTTTCCAATCTTCAGACAGGGGAATCTTACCTAAATCACCCACTAGAATCCAATTTCTACACATCACGCAAAAATAAGTTGCAATCCATTGGGCTGGAGTCTGGAAGATTCACTG ACATTGAATTCCAGTTGGAAGATGGAGTTATTGCCCTTCATAAACCAATTCTAATGGCTAGATGTGAAATGATGTTTGCCATGTTTAGTGCCAATTTCATGGAGTCTTCTGCTGAAATT ATACCATTCCCAGGAATGGATGTGCAGACTTTTAGAGTGTTGATGACCTATTTGTACTTAGGGCGGTTACCCTCGCTGGACGGGTCCGACATTGTAGGACTTTTTGAGGCTGCTGATAGGCTGTGCCTGAAGCACATGATCAAAGCTCTGGAATATGAGATTGTCTCGGAACTTTTGCAGGCAGAAGCAAACGGAGACAAAATTGTAGAGGAGACTTTAAAACTCATCGAACCAGCTCAG TTCCACAATGCGGTAGAGCTGGCCGGGTGGTGTCTGGATTACGTGTGCGTGAACTACACCATGGTCCACAGGAAGTACTTCAGCCTCCTGTACAAGCTGCAACCCGACAACCAGAGACACATTGCCCAGAACAAGTGGCCCCCAGACTG GTACACCCAAGAGAAAGAGTACTACACCATGGCCCTGAGAGACATGACCCCCAAACAGATGATCCAGCAGAGGCACCAGTTCTCCCGCTGGCAGCGCTGCAAGTCAAGCTGTCTGTGTTTCGGTCGACGCAGTCGAATGATCAACATGGAAAACGAGGATGATGCAGACTAG
- the LOC105319861 gene encoding E3 ubiquitin-protein ligase TRIM71 has translation MALIAEKIDCGKCAKPAECVCKTCGENFCEKCKRQHLKSKSTKNHQLSPLAFSDRDECVLHTTHTYDMCCKDCDVPVCVKCVTENHVGHVFVEKEMLYQQKKDTVLSIISTLKNKLVPKCKDTHNQVLENITNCKQVMANIRGRIRDTAQEIKSLVDAVLEKNMATLERMEISLLQKLLSEESTISDQLTLLTDKLDDLEYRYQNCTPAQLMLTADTKLPLKEENIPYPKQLTLPEYHSKSIPEDKISRLFGEIIESPDAMEVPITPVHDLGNLYNNMTFPVQKVIGFAPSDIQYGRHISCMRNSCAWVSDRLSNMTLVNIQGTTLDTFSIKSKGDGYHCATMTNNLLYIDKAMKRISKLLPKEKKVESLFSIPKTWAAISIHSSWINEDILIGMHNKQEAKIVRFESTGKELETIQRNSKTGEDLYCYPHYITEGPTGDVCASDFEKFSVITVNRKGEYKFTYKGPKKAQFFPHGICTDKVGNILVCDNQCKYRIHMLDPDGVFLRFLLSKDDGILEPLGLCIDDCNNLWLGQRGKEFVSVFKYNTHVNENLYM, from the coding sequence ATGGCactcattgcagaaaaaattgacTGTGGAAAGTGTGCGAAGCCGGCTGAATGTGTGTGCAAGACCTGCGGAGAAAACTTCTGTGAAAAATGTAAACGACAACATTTGAAATCCAAATCCACCAAGAATCACCAGTTGTCTCCCCTAGCTTTCTCTGATAGGGATGAATGTGTACTGCACACAACACACACGTATGACATGTGTTGTAAAGACTGTGATGTCCCAGTGTGTGTTAAGTGTGTTACCGAAAACCACGTGGGGCATGTGTTTGTGGAAAAAGAGATGTTGTATCAACAGAAAAAGGACACGGTTCTCTCCATTATCTCTACACTGAAGAATAAACTAGTTCCCAAGTGTAAGGATACACATAACCAGGTCCTCGAAAACATTACCAACTGTAAGCAGGTCATGGCCAACATAAGGGGCCGAATTAGAGACACTGCTCAAGAAATTAAGTCACTAGTAGATGCAGTGCTTGAAAAGAACATGGCCACACTTGAGAGAATGGAGATTTCCTTGTTGCAGAAACTTTTGTCAGAGGAGAGTACAATTAGTGACCAGTTGACATTATTGACGGATAAGTTGGATGATTTAGAGTATAGATATCAGAACTGTACTCCTGCTCAACTGATGCTCACAGCCGATACCAAACTGCCACTAAAAGAGGAAAATATTCCATATCCCAAACAGCTGACTTTGCCCGAATATCACAGCAAATCTATACCTGAGGACAAGATTTCTCGACTCTTTGGAGAAATCATTGAATCCCCCGATGCAATGGAAGTCCCTATTACTCCTGTGCATGATCTTGGAAACCTTTACAATAACATGACATTCCCTGTCCAAAAAGTCATTGGTTTTGCGCCCTCTGACATCCAATACGGGCGTCACATCAGCTGCATGAGGAACAGTTGTGCATGGGTTAGTGACCGTCTGAGTAACATGACTTTGGTGAACATTCAAGGGACAACTCTGGACACTTTCTCCATCAAAAGTAAAGGGGACGGGTACCACTGTGCCACAATGACCAATAATCTTCTCTACATTGACAAAGCCATGAAAAGGATCAGCAAACTCCTTCCAAAGGAGAAGAAAGTAGAGAGCCTTTTCTCTATTCCTAAAACCTGGGCCGCAATAAGCATTCATTCCTCTTGGATCAATGAAGACATTTTGATAGGCATGCACAACAAACAGGAGGCCAAAATTGTTCGGTTTGAAAGCACTGGAAAAGAACTAGAAACTATTCAGAGAAACAGCAAGACTGGGGAAGACCTGTACTGCTACCCCCACTACATCACAGAGGGACCAACAGGGGATGTCTGTGCATCTGACTTTGAAAAATTCTCCGTCATAACTGTCAACAGGAAAGGGGAATACAAATTCACCTATAAAGGGCCCAAGAAGGCACAGTTTTTTCCACATGGAATTTGCACTGACAAAGTAGGAAACATCCTGGTTTGTGACAATCAGTGCAAGTACAGAATCCACATGTTGGATCCCGATGGAGTTTTTCTACGCTTCCTCTTGTCTAAGGATGATGGCATCCTAGAACCACTTGGATTATGCATCGATGATTGTAATAATCTCTGGCTTGGTCAAAGAGGAAAAGAGTTTGTGTCAGTCTTCAAGTATAACACCCATGtcaatgaaaatttgtacatgtaa